From the genome of Anopheles moucheti chromosome 3, idAnoMoucSN_F20_07, whole genome shotgun sequence, one region includes:
- the LOC128301324 gene encoding leucine-rich repeat-containing protein 59-like — protein MAMQQHENEEKINVRDRLVDNVLDLSLMNISKVPVQEIKPLRRATVLDLSSNRISIIESNFTDLTQLTQIDLSKNRITSICDDFGLLTNLRRLDLYKNQITKLPLTLGRLKNLKYLDLKENPLNPVFKKFIGTCSDTNDCLTAATRAVEFMKLIERRVVEDRVKERKLRGTKQHLQEEQLKEEMKITTEEEKPTDEQKSEKSKRKRKHIPQGDASSGDDPKSKPKSGKKANRVDGETMPSGFRHSFLFWLCMLVTLVVSFLLCAKYYDMLPPQAPETILEEYIK, from the exons ATGGCCATGCAACAACATGAAAACGAAGAAAAGATTAACGTGCGTGATCGACTGGTGGATAACGTGCTGGATCTAAGCTTGATGAACATTTCCAAAGTACCGGTTCAAGAAATC AAACCACTCCGACGGGCTACAGTTTTGGATCTATCCAGCAATCGTATCTCTATCATCGAG AGTAATTTTACCGACCTCACACAACTGACTCAGATAGATCTGTCGAAGAATCGTATTACGTCGATCTGTGATGATTTCGGTCTGCTCACCAACTTACGGCGTTTAGATTTGTACAAGAACCAAATTACAAAGCTACCGCTTACGCTCGGTCGCCTGAAGAATCTCAAGTATCTCGACTTGAAGGAAAATCCACTTAACCCCGTCTTTAAAAAGTTCATCGGAACATGCAGCGACACCAACGACTGCCTAACGGCAGCGACGCGTGCCGTGGAATTCATGAAACTGATCGAACGTCGCGTCGTGGAAGATCGTGTCAAGGAGCGAAAACTGCGCGGGACAAAACAGCACTTGCAGGAGGAGCAGCTGAAagaggaaatgaaaattacTACCGAAGAGGAAAAACCGACTGATGAGCAAAAGTCTGAAAAATCCAAACGTAAACGAAAGCACATTCCCCAGGgtgacgccagcagcggagaTGATCCGAAATCTAAGCCTAAATCAGGAAAGAAAGCTAATCGAGTGGACGGCGAAACAATGCCATCAGGCTTTCGACATTCGTTCCTATTTTGGCTGTGCATGTTGGTAACACTGgtcgtttcgtttttgctaTGCGCGAAATATTATGATATGCTGCCCCCGCAAGCTCCTGAAACCATTCTCGAAGAATATATCAAGTAG